In a genomic window of Brettanomyces nanus chromosome 1, complete sequence:
- a CDS encoding uncharacterized protein (BUSCO:EOG093424OD), whose amino-acid sequence MKIKTISRSSDTYIPVRNTQQNAIPRNLNPALHPFERGREYTRALNATKLERLFAQPFIGQMGKGHRDGVYSLAKNFKSVSKIATGSGDGIIKYWDITSRDELYSFKAHYGMVTGLVVTPDNKMLSCGSDKTIKLWDVNDETSYGQDYDVDSETETSEKGLVKTFLSEFALQSLDHHRDEHLFVTGGAEINLWDSSRSRPISNLSWGADNVTAVKFNMTETSVIASAGSDNSLILYDTRTNSPTQKIKTRMRNNAISWNPMEAYMFATANEDNNAYLWDMRKMDHASNVYQDHVAAVMDVDFAPTGQEVVTGSYDKTIRIFGNRKGHSRDVYHTKRMQRVFITKFSMDSKYIFTGSDDGNVRVWRTKANERSAPKSTRERNKLEYDEKLKERYASMPEIRRIKRHRHLPGVVKKSQEIKRIGIDSLKRKEENERTHSKPGSKPYRSEREKPVVGQVHKQ is encoded by the coding sequence ATGAAGATCAAAACTATCTCAAGATCTTCCGATACGTATATACCGGTGCGCAATACGCAACAAAATGCGATtccaagaaacttgaaCCCTGCTTTGCATCCCTTTGAAAGGGGTAGGGAGTACACAAGGGCATTGAATGCTACCAAACTTGAACGATTATTTGCCCAGCCATTCATTGGACAGATGGGTAAAGGTCATAGAGATGGTGTCTATTCTTTGGCAAAGAACTTTAAAAGCGTCAGTAAGATTGCTACGGGTTCTGGTGATGGTATCATCAAGTACTGGGATATCACTTCTAGAGATGAACTATACAGTTTTAAGGCACATTATGGTATGGTAACTGGATTGGTGGTGACTCCAGATAACAAGATGTTATCGTGTGGTTCTGATAAAACTATCAAGTTGTGGGATGTTAATGACGAGACTAGTTATGGACAGGATTATGATGTTGATTCCGAAACTGAGACCAGCGAGAAAGGTTTGGTGAAGACATTTTTGTCAGAGTTTGCGCTACAATCCTTGGATCATCACCGAGACGAGCACCTATTCGTCACTGGAGGAGCAGAGATTAATTTATGGGATAGCAGCAGAAGTCGTCCAATCTCTAATCTATCTTGGGGTGCGGATAACGTAACAGCGGTGAAATTCAATATGACAGAGACCAGTGTCATTGCCAGTGCAGGTTCTGATAACTCACTTATATTGTACGATACAAGGACGAACTCACCTACACAGAAAATCAAAACAAGAATGAGGAACAACGCCATCTCCTGGAATCCTATGGAGGCATATATGTTTGCTACAGCAAATGAAGACAACAATGCCTATCTATGGGATATGAGGAAAATGGATCACGCATCGAATGTGTATCAGGATCATGTGGCTGCGGTTATGGATGTTGATTTCGCTCCTACGGGACAAGAAGTGGTAACGGGATCGTACGATAAGACAATAAGAATATTTGGCAACAGAAAGGGGCATTCCAGAGACGTCTACCACACTAAGAGAATGCAACGTGTTTTCATCACTAAGTTTTCAATGGATTCCAAGTACATATTTACAGGATCCGATGATGGTAATGTGAGAGTGTGGAGAACTAAAGCCAACGAAAGATCCGCACCGAAGTCCACTAGAGAGAGAAATAAGTTGGAATACGATGAAAAACTTAAGGAAAGATATGCCAGTATGCCCGAAATCCGGAGAATCAAAAGACATAGACATCTACCAGGTGTTGTCAAGAAATCTCAAGAGATTAAGAGGATCGGTATTGAtagtttgaagagaaaggaggaAAACGAGAGAACACACTCGAAGCCGGGCAGTAAGCCTTATAGAAGTGAACGAGAGAAGCCTGTGGTTGGACAGGTTCATAAGCAGTAG
- a CDS encoding uncharacterized protein (EggNog:ENOG41): MTENVHYYHFFGRYFTSSDMVLVLAAFFFPPLSVYLQKGWSKEFLVSFILTALAQIPGLIYSLYLIWDSRHPDVDYHPVANDVEASQTPPSTPHDSSDPAPFKSSKPAYSDKGGPSSTGSSNTPAYLPPSYDEATKNAELPQTGDFKVQK, encoded by the coding sequence ATGACAGAAAATGTTCATTACTACCATTTCTTTGGTAGGTACTTTACTAGTTCCGATATGGTGCTAGTTCTTGCtgcctttttttttcctccaCTTTCTGTGTATCTTCAGAAAGGATGGTCTAAAGAATTCTTGGTCAGTTTCATTCTTACAGCTCTGGCTCAGATCCCTGGATTGATTTATTCTTTATACTTGATATGGGATTCTAGACATCCCGATGTCGATTATCATCCTGTGGCCAATGATGTTGAAGCTTCTCAGACGCCCCCCTCTACTCCTCACGACTCTTCTGACCCTGCTCCATTTAAATCTTCCAAACCTGCCTACTCAGATAAAGGTGGTCCATCTTCCACCGGCTCTTCCAACACCCCGGCATATTTACCTCCTTCCTACGATGAAGCTACTAAAAATGCAGAACTACCTCAAACAGGTGACTTCAAGGTTCAGAAATAA
- a CDS encoding uncharacterized protein (MEROPS:MER0045095), whose amino-acid sequence MGILLVDSYDSFTFSLENLLETATGIKVFTIRNDSFSLPKDKKLLDDILDSVQAVVIGPGPGSPQNPDDVGIIPYIFEKKDLPILGICLGFQCLSLKYGCTMKYLNDPVHGQVHAIHLCTPIDALFESIPDDFKSVRYHSIYIDGAFDTDVVPLAFSSDCDSAKKPILMAAKHKKFPHYGVQYHPESICSEYGDQLIKNFWKIAQTVRPEASSDHNSIPRAISYQPLIPRVDNINNRFLYQYKKLNVSLDTITICDNLSPDFLLLNSAANPGNWSIIGIPIKEMSDVLTHSTENPSILRTSTWGNKDFEETCLTHNESIWTYLSSYMAERFFKPCIDDSSLRKCPFVGGLVGFLSYEEGKYVNINRLKKITESDIPDTKMCFIERFIAIERETQHCYVVSIRPDDRKWIEATSHVLESVTSTLIQPKMIEKIRIELPIKQTYFRKFAACQKYLRSGDSYELCLTTTTKVHIARKDLSYWKLYKNMILKNASPYSVFMDFGDAQVLSTSPERFIYWDHKRCQMRPIKGTVKKTEKTGYASACQELLIPKEMGENLMIVDLIRHDLYTLLKDVKVSKLMGVEEYQTVYQLVSVIEGDLESSPYRGIDLLHLALPPGSMTGAPKKRSVELLQEIEDDNRRGIYSGVVGYWSVNDTADWSVIIRTLYSYKDDLEDTKDTKCMRCGAGGAITVLSTAEGEWKEMNIKMDSTLQVFD is encoded by the coding sequence ATGGGTATCCTTCTTGTGGATTCGTATGACTCGTTCACTTTTAGTCTCGAAAATCTGCTCGAAACGGCCACCGGAATCAAAGTGTTCACTATAAGAAACGACTCGTTCTCTTTACCGAAAGACAAAAAGCTTTTGGATGATATCCTAGATTCGGTTCAAGCTGTTGTGATTGGTCCTGGACCTGGCTCTCCTCAGAATCCCGATGACGTCGGTATTATTCCATACATATtcgagaagaaggacttgCCTATTCTTGGAATTTGCCTTGGTTTTCAATGCCTTTCTTTGAAATATGGATGCACTATGAAATACTTGAATGATCCTGTTCATGGTCAAGTGCATGCAATTCATCTGTGCACTCCGATAGATGCTCTCTTCGAATCTATACCCGATGACTTCAAAAGCGTCAGATACCATTCTATATATATTGATGGAGCATTTGACACAGATGTAGTTCCTCTAGCGTTCTCTAGTGATTGCGATTCTGCCAAGAAACCAATACTGATGGCTGCAAAACACAAAAAATTCCCTCATTATGGTGTTCAGTATCATCCTGAATCAATCTGCTCGGAATATGGTGATCAACTAATCAAGAACTTCTGGAAAATAGCTCAAACTGTCAGACcagaagcttcttctgacCATAATTCAATTCCCAGGGCTATATCTTATCAGCCACTTATACCTAGAGTGGACAATATTAACAATAGGTTTCTCTACCAATATAAAAAGTTGAACGTCTCTTTAGACACCATAACTATCTGCGATAACCTGAGCCCGGATTTCCTTTTATTGAACAGTGCTGCCAATCCCGGAAATTGGTCTATCATTGGAATCCCAATCAAAGAAATGTCTGATGTACTAACCCATTCTACAGAAAACCCCAGCATCCTGAGGACTTCCACATGGGGAAACAAGGATTTCGAGGAAACCTGTTTGACACACAATGAATCAATATGGACCTATTTGTCGAGCTACATGGCAGAGAGATTTTTTAAACCTTGCATTGATGATAGTTCCTTAAGGAAATGTCCATTTGTAGGAGGCCTTGTTGGGTTCTTATCTTacgaagaaggaaaatacGTGAACATAAACCGtctaaagaagatcacAGAGAGTGATATTCCAGACACTAAAATGTGCTTCATAGAGAGATTTATTGCCATTGAACGCGAGACACAGCATTGCTATGTGGTTAGTATTAGACCTGATGATAGAAAATGGATAGAGGCCACTTCCCATGTGCTGGAATCGGTTACCAGTACTTTAATACAACCAAAGATGATTGAGAAAATCAGAATTGAGTTGCCAATCAAACAGACATACTTTCGTAAGTTTGCGGCCTGCCAGAAGTATCTTAGATCCGGTGATTCGTATGAACTCTGCCTAACTACTACCACTAAAGTGCACATTGCCAGAAAAGATCTTTCGTATTGGAAACTATACAAGAAtatgatattgaagaatgcCTCACCTTATTCTGTTTTTATGGACTTTGGCGATGCACAGGTTCTTTCCACATCCCCAGAGAGATTCATTTATTGGGATCATAAAAGATGCCAAATGAGGCCTATTAAAGGTACAGTGAAAAAGACCGAGAAGACAGGATACGCAAGTGCATGTCAGGAGTTACTTATTCCGAAGGAGATGGGTGAAAACCTCATGATAGTGGATTTAATACGGCACGATTTGTACAcacttttgaaagatgtGAAGGTTTCCAAACTTATGGGAGTTGAGGAGTATCAGACTGTCTATCAGCTAGTTTCGGTGATTGAAGGAGACCTTGAAAGTTCTCCGTACCGAGgaattgatcttcttcatctagCTCTTCCTCCGGGTTCCATGACAGGAGCTCCTAAAAAGCGGTCAGTTGAATTGCTTCAAGAGATTGAGGACGATAACAGAAGAGGAATATACTCAGGAGTTGTTGGCTATTGGTCTGTTAACGATACTGCTGATTGGAGTGTCATTATTAGAACATTGTACAGTTATAAGGATGACCTAGAAGATACAAAGGACACAAAATGTATGCGTTGTGGAGCTGGTGGAGCAATTACAGTTCTGAGCACTGCTGAAGGGgaatggaaagagatgaaCATCAAAATGGACAGCACACTACAAGTATTTGACTAA
- a CDS encoding uncharacterized protein (MEROPS:MER0003105) gives MTISRSESHSHRSSSIYSGSVAGGSPQRRTISSSGLNTPLSPGSPTRTGSSEVGSPAIEANTSLRLERLRKEMKARDLGVYVVPSEDAHQSEYTSPVDQRRAFISGFSGSAGVAVITRDVTCMNDIPEGLGALSTDGRYFTQAASELDANWHLLKQGVEGEPTWQEWAIKEAIQMSLDSGKEVHIGFDPRMITYADIEGAEKLLKESISSHPNSVVKLVPVRDNLIDILWPEFEKRPQREFKSVLYLKPEYTGEGTNCKFARLREKHLTEYGSDTMVLNALDEIAWFLNMRGTDIEFNPLFYSYLMIQGDRMTLYTDNHERFDEYQDYLASIQCELKYYDDVWSDIKNVASELNKKHRNVILTRSGSWRMVNCIVDENFIIVQSPIQGMKEVKNRVELQGQKKAQIKDGLALIRYFSWLEKKLTQDNDFINEYDAGLKLLEFRSKLDNFKGLSFETISSTGSNGAIIHYAPKSEESSLINPNKLYLCDSGSQFLEGTTDTTRTLHFGQPSQEEIDNYTLVLKGQIALAELKFPEGLTGLQIDCIARQFLWANGLDYAHGTGHGVDSYGPVHSMGVGIGFRAYCNDNTVKAGHLISDEPGYYKPGYYGIRLENMVFCEYDDDPKTFNGKRFLKFRTVTKVPYCRRLINVKMLTEKEKEWINNFHRDIWDLYRNKLSRRSWEYQWLKRETNTI, from the coding sequence ATGACTATCAGTCGGTCGGAGTCTCATTCTCACCGAAGTTCATCTATTTATAGCGGTTCTGTTGCAGGAGGTTCTCCTCAAAGGCGTACTATATCCTCTTCAGGCCTTAACACGCCGCTCAGTCCAGGTTCTCCTACCAGAACTGGCAGTTCTGAAGTTGGCAGCCCTGCCATTGAAGCCAACACTTCTTTGCGTTTAGAAAGGCTtagaaaggagatgaaggcCCGCGACTTAGGAGTATACGTTGTTCCATCCGAGGATGCCCACCAGTCTGAGTATACTTCCCCTGTTGATCAGAGACGTGCCTTTATCAGTGGATTTAGTGGATCGGCAGGTGTGGCTGTCATTACCCGTGACGTCACATGCATGAACGACATTCCTGAGGGACTTGGTGCCTTGTCTACAGATGGTCGATACTTTACACAGGCAGCTAGTGAATTGGATGCTAACTGGCATCTATTGAAACAGGGTGTCGAAGGAGAACCAACATGGCAAGAATGGGCTATTAAAGAAGCCATTCAAATGTCTTTAGATTCTGGAAAAGAGGTTCATATTGGATTCGATCCTAGGATGATCACCTATGCAGACATTGAAGGTGCTGAGAAGttattgaaagaaagcatttCATCCCACCCAAATTCCGTTGTCAAACTCGTTCCGGTGAGAGATAACCTAATTGATATACTTTGGCCGGAATTCGAAAAAAGACCTCAGCGTGAGTTCAAATCGGTGCTGTATTTGAAACCTGAATATACTGGAGAGGGCACAAACTGCAAGTTCGCTCGATTACGTGAAAAACATTTGACGGAATACGGCTCAGATACAATGGTTTTGAATGCATTGGATGAAATTGCTTGGTTTTTAAACATGAGAGGCACAGACATTGAGTTCAATCCTTTGTTCTACAGTtatttgatgattcaaGGAGACAGAATGACTCTTTACACAGACAACCATGAGAGATTTGATGAGTACCAAGATTATTTGGCTTCTATTCAGTGCGAATTGAAAtattatgatgatgtttGGTCTGACATTAAAAACGTGGCTTCTGAATTGAATAAGAAACATCGTAATGTTATTCTGACAAGATCTGGCTCTTGGAGGATGGTGAACTGCATTGTAGACGAGAATTTCATCATTGTACAATCTCCAATTCAGGGGATGAAGGAGGTCAAGAACAGGGTGGAATTACAGGGCCAAAAGAAAGCTCAGATTAAAGACGGCCTTGCACTTATTCGGTATTTTTCATGgttggagaagaagttaaCACAGGATAACGATTTCATCAACGAGTACGATGCCGGCTTGAAACTTCTAGAATTCCGGTCCAAACTAGACAACTTTAAGGGGCTTTCATTTGAAACCATTTCCTCTACGGGATCTAACGGTGCCATTATTCATTATGCACCAAAATCTGAGGAAAGCTCTTTAATCAACCCAAACAAATTGTATCTATGCGATTCTGGCTCCCAGTTCCTTGAAGGTACCACGGATACAACTAGAACGTTACATTTTGGCCAACCATcgcaagaagaaatagacAATTATACCTTAGTGCTCAAGGGACAGATTGCTTTAGCTGAATTGAAGTTCCCTGAAGGATTGACTGGATTGCAAATCGATTGTATTGCCAGACAGTTCCTATGGGCTAATGGACTTGATTATGCACACGGTACAGGCCATGGCGTGGATTCATATGGACCCGTTCATTCAATGGGAGTTGGCATTGGATTCCGTGCCTACTGTAACGACAATACGGTGAAGGCAGGACATTTGATATCGGATGAACCAGGCTACTACAAACCAGGATATTATGGTATCCGACTAGAGAACATGGTTTTTTGCGAGTATGACGATGATCCAAAGACTTTCAACGGTAAAAGATTCCTCAAGTTTCGAACAGTGACCAAAGTTCCATATTGTAGGAGATTGATCAATGTGAAGATGTTGacagagaaggagaaagaatggaTCAACAACTTTCATAGAGACATTTGGGATTTGTATCGTAACAAGCTCAGTAGGAGAAGCTGGGAATACCAATGGttgaagagagaaacaAATACTATCTAA
- a CDS encoding uncharacterized protein (BUSCO:EOG093425O8) yields the protein MSATEKQIKNLQPSKKGRKAWRKNIDLDDIEKKLEERRVELIEQGKPVEELESNELFYIDDEADDKISEKMKRDHVKVLKSTEILSNKSKVPAVANNRADGRKRKVEGISKREIHKLMRLAGRELGVSSAQARIEKDGLINMKAYDLWGKDEESSLQPSEKKQRKIPEILRKFNGNSYTHATVVPETMKMPPIKVREVEIIPHEGKSYNPAFDSWRELINRESFKESSKEKQWLALKEEQKRIQYLIDNFDDEADIVSDSEEEKPENETDYKLSVNAVTETKIKTRAKRNKEKRFKQKNKLLKEIRSLKDTIKQIEHLPEIMKMQEEREKEQAKRDFKLEAQQREKRRVEQGKKKLGSKYTIREGPLEVKLSDELGDSLRKLKPEGDLFLERMNKIVATGKMEAWRKTAKKEGQKKITEKWSYKDFK from the coding sequence ATGTCAGCAACAGAGAAGCAAATCAAAAACTTACAACCCTCCAAGAAAGGCCGTAAGGCATGGAGAAAGAACATTGATCTAGATGATATTGAGAAAAAACTTGAGGAACGTAGAGTTGAGTTGATCGAACAAGGGAAACCTGTGGAAGAACTAGAATCAAATGAGTTATTCTACATTGACGATGAAGCGGATGACAAAATTAGcgaaaagatgaagagagatCACGTTAAAGTGCTAAAGTCAACAGAAATATTGAGCAATAAGTCGAAAGTGCCGGCAGTGGCTAATAATCGTGCCGATGGCAGGAAGCGGAAAGTGGAGGGGATCTCGAAGCGAGAGATTCACAAGTTAATGAGATTGGCAGGTAGAGAATTGGGAGTAAGTAGTGCACAGGCTCGTATTGAGAAGGATGGATTGATCAATATGAAAGCTTATGACCTATGGGGAAAAGACGAAGAATCTTCGTTGCAGCCATCCGAGAAGAAGCAGCGAAAGATTCCTGAGATCTTGAGGAAGTTTAATGGAAACTCTTATACACATGCTACAGTTGTTCCAGAGACGATGAAAATGCCTCCAATTAAGGTGAGAGAGGTGGAAATAATACCGCATGAGGGTAAATCGTACAACCCAGCCTTCGATAGTTGGAGAGAGTTGATCAACCGGGAGTCTTTTAAAGAGAGTTCTAAAGAGAAGCAATGGTTAgctttgaaggaagaacaaaaaagaatCCAGTATCTGATTGATaactttgatgatgaagcagataTTGTGAGTGATagtgaagaggagaagCCAGAAAATGAAACTGACTACAAACTTTCCGTCAATGCTGTAACAGAGACCAAAATTAAGACCAGAGCCaagagaaataaagaaaagagatttAAGCAAAAGAATAAACTCTTGAAGGAAATCCGCAGCTTGAAGGATACTATTAAACAGATTGAACATTTACCAGAAATTATGAAGATGCAGGAAGAGAGGGAGAAAGAGCAGGCGAAAAGAGATTTCAAATTAGAAGCTcagcaaagagaaaagagaagagttgaacagggaaagaagaaacttggAAGCAAATATACAATTAGAGAGGGACCATTGGAGGTGAAATTGAGTGACGAGTTGGGAGATTCGTTGAGAAAGTTGAAGCCAGAAGGAGACCTCTTCCTTGAGCGAATGAACAAGATTGTAGCCACCGGAAAGATGGAAGCCTGGAGGAAGACCGCTAAAAAGGAAggccagaagaagatcacGGAGAAATGGTCTTATAAAGACTTTAAATGA
- a CDS encoding uncharacterized protein (BUSCO:EOG093407XC~EggNog:ENOG41), producing MSMSIDQVVVLVESLYAPSNDSQSISQIQTILQNIQKSDHGLSIADQLLEQPSLNCKFFGALTYTVNLNLQLPGLVSDDKDDTLTLLTTKLLQQLLVLVSDDSVIHHGGMFVIKKMLSNLALVYVSNYKHWKEPLTSYMCSIINSRAMLVPDDSSLLSDNDITHYLSKIPLELLSTVLMLSQIIVEEIIKKEVTNANQVEMHKVVHDYLFGTTERLLIGLTRLDNPLILSSWLECFSSWIVYASKAEFDSTIRYNMTPLLKFTINLMALPTPWQSPVPEKAMDTLIDVLDTNYTFFNVDTRKQLSSLIFGPWSSKFLGDMPELADQYARLCILFLEPDTVHLALKLNDDANDPNFDFLLRLTDFPGQAVVEETISSDFIDFWMQLSDSLLNDDDRFSLMLKDDKAKIERFNGKAKSLFIKISQIYWNKIHIPQDVAELEGYNNEFRVYRRDVGDLFESIFPIVRTQLYKNLVDNVLMNVNGSSQPALNDIEASLYLINAVSADFSENNVQKEILDEVSQILSSNYLELVTAYRDPNKFQHIVYTTIRFVSTIDWFYKSSAGLPYLPQILNFLFDTLVTCSMYQLISSKAIADICDNSRLSLQDSLPNFKEIIPQMINETTVEPLTRQRIVNSYASIVQGVKDPRIQGQYLHDIFSLLGKRSYEVILSLDSANNDDQDKMMDYLVSLISSVSAIGKGMQLPDSPDEVYTPEELKAVNSYWSQDPLKIHAEILEIVNNLSMLTDKLADNLSVAEEITSIFKSGMTESVGGPFVIDYSVIVEFVVAKFRTLKTTKTYPLLYGLYSNVIKSCHREMNSESVSQTLQIIYLDRLETIRSDPDIIQSVMKLFGTIISTTPSLLVGDSNMLEKVLEFGIEQLQSNERFVLQSLELFWTKLIYLRRGNHQNTMAVRRLFNETKLGNIVIYNVLKYMLLSQRSNLEFFTEILKSLVAKYPMLIKQWLLNSFKELNLQRVQSGQKTIKNYELFIKKILITRGTRAANGLIKDFWLEVNGLVDYNKKLTVL from the coding sequence ATGTCGATGTCAATTGACCAGGTTGTTGTCCTCGTTGAATCGTTGTATGCTCCCAGTAATGATTCTCAGAGTATTTCTCAAATTCAGACTATCCTCCAGAATATACAGAAATCAGATCATGGCTTGTCGATAGCCGATCAACTGCTCGAACAACCTTCGTTGAATTGCAAGTTTTTTGGTGCTCTTACATACACTGTCAACCTCAATCTACAGCTCCCTGGTCTGGTGAGTGATGATAAAGACGATACACTGACTTTGCTTACAACCAAGTTACTCCAGCAACTACTTGTACTTGTATCGGACGATTCCGTAATTCACCATGGTGGTATGTTTGTTATAAAGAAAATGCTCTCAAATTTGGCTCTTGTATATGTATCCAACTACAAACACTGGAAGGAACCGCTAACGTCCTACATGTGCAGCATAATTAATAGCCGGGCGATGCTGGTTCCTGATGATTCTTCTCTGCTCAGTGACAACGACATTACTCATTACTTGTCCAAGATTCCGCTTGAGCTATTGTCTACAGTGCTAATGCTATCTCAGATTATAGTGGAAGAGATAATTAAGAAGGAAGTTACCAATGCCAATCAAGTAGAGATGCATAAGGTTGTTCACGACTATCTATTTGGTACTACTGAAAGACTTCTTATAGGGCTAACAAGACTCGATAACCCTCTGATACTATCCTCCTGGCTTGAATGCTTTAGTTCTTGGATAGTGTATGCGTCAAAGGCGGAATTTGATTCAACTATTCGATATAACATGACTCCACTATTGAAATTTACCATCAATTTAATGGCTTTACCTACTCCTTGGCAGTCTCCTGTGCCGGAGAAAGCCATGGATACTTTGATTGATGTCTTGGATACCAATTACACATTTTTCAATGTAGATACCAGAAAGCAACTCAGTAGCTTGATTTTTGGGCCCTGGAGCTCCAAGTTCCTAGGAGATATGCCCGAATTGGCAGACCAATATGCTAGACTCTGCATTCTCTTTTTAGAACCTGACACTGTTCACCTTGCTCTGAAACTTAATGATGATGCTAATGATCCGAACTTTGACTTCCTACTGAGACTTACAGATTTTCCAGGACAGGCTGTGGTGGAGGAGACAATTTCCAGCGATTTCATTGATTTCTGGATGCAGCTTTCCGACTCTCTCCTCAACGACGATGATCGATTCTCCCTAATGTTGAAAGACGATAAAGcaaaaattgaaagattCAACGGTAAGGCCAAGTCCTTGTTTATCAAAATCTCTCAAATTTATTGGAATAAAATCCACATTCCTCAAGACGTAGCCGAATTAGAAGGCTACAACAACGAGTTTAGAGTGTATAGACGAGACGTCGgtgatctttttgaatcaaTCTTTCCCATAGTTAGGACACAGCTTTACAAGAACCTCGTCGATAACGTCTTGATGAATGTTAACGGCTCTTCACAGCCTGCATTGAATGACATCGAGGCTTCATTGTACCTTATCAATGCTGTCAGCGCAGATTTCAGCGAGAATAATGTCCAGAAGGAGATCTTAGACGAAGTTTCCCAGATTTTGAGCTCGAACTACTTGGAATTGGTGACCGCCTATCGAGATCCCAACAAATTCCAGCATATTGTATACACAACTATACGTTTTGTCAGCACCATCGATTGGTTCTATAAAAGCTCTGCCGGACTTCCTTATCTTCCACAAATTCTTAACTTTTTGTTTGATACGTTGGTGACCTGCTCTATGTATCAATTGATAAGTTCCAAAGCTATCGCCGACATATGCGACAATTCGCGTTTGTCATTGCAGGACTCCCTTCCTAATTTCAAGGAGATTATTCCTCAGATGATCAATGAAACCACAGTTGAGCCATTAACAAGACAGAGAATTGTCAATTCATATGCATCGATCGTTCAGGGAGTGAAGGATCCTCGAATTCAGGGTCAGTATTTGCACGACATATTCTCTCTTTTAGGCAAGAGGTCGTACGAGGTGATACTATCCCTTGATAGCGCAAATAATGATGATCAAGATAAAATGATGGATTACTTGGTAAGTCTTATTAGCTCTGTTAGTGCGATTGGTAAGGGAATGCAACTACCAGACTCTCCTGATGAGGTCTACACTCCAGAGGAATTAAAGGCTGTTAACAGCTACTGGTCGCAGGATCCTCTTAAGATCCATGCAGAGATATTAGAGATAGTCAACAACCTGTCTATGCTTACTGACAAATTGGCAGACAATTTAAGTGTTGCTGAAGAGATTACGAGCATTTTCAAAAGTGGTATGACCGAATCTGTGGGAGGGCCGTTTGTAATCGATTATAGCGTCATTGTAGAGTTTGTTGTAGCCAAATTTCGTACACTCAAGACGACAAAGACGTATCCACTTCTTTATGGCCTCTATAGTAACGTGATTAAATCATGCCATAGGGAGATGAATTCTGAATCGGTTTCACAAACACTTCAAATCATCTACTTAGATAGACTGGAAACGATACGCAGTGATCCTGATATCATCCAATCAGTGATGAAGCTATTTGGCACCATCATATCAACTACACCCTCATTGTTGGTTGGCGACTCTAATATGTTGGAGAAAGTTCTAGAGTTTGGTATAGAACAACTACAGTCAAACGAGAGGTTTGTTCTCCAATCACTCGAACTCTTCTGGACAAAACTGATTTATTTACGTAGAGGAAATCACCAAAACACCATGGCAGTGAGACGGCTTTTTAATGAGACCAAGTTGGGCAATATCGTCATTTACAATGTGTTGAAGTATATGCTTCTAAGCCAGAGATCAAACTTGGAGTTTTTCACCGAGATTCTTAAGAGTTTGGTAGCCAAATACCCAATGCTGATTAAGCAGTGGCTCTTGAACTCGTTTAAAGAACTCAACTTACAGAGAGTGCAATCAGGACAGAAAACAATAAAGAATTATGAGTTATTCATTAAAAAGATCTTGATCACTCGTGGCACCAGAGCTGCAAATGGACTAATTAAAGACTTCTGGCTAGAAGTAAACGGATTGGTTGATTACAATAAAAAATTGACGGTATTATGA